The nucleotide sequence GTCATTCGCCGGGACCGGCTGGCGGCGGCGGTGGCTGAGGATTGGAGTAACGCGACGGATGTGGCGGATTACCTGGCGGCTAAAGGGGTGCCGTTTCGGGAGGCCTATCAGATCACGGGGCAGATCGTGCAGTTTTGCGAACAGCAGGGGCGGTTGCTCCAGGATTTGTGCTTGGAGGAATGGCGGCGCTTCCACCCGGACTTTGGCCCCGACATCTACGAGGTCATCCGGCCGGAGCAGGTGGTGGCCCGACGGCGGAGTTTGGGGGGGACGGGGTTTGACCAGGTGCGGGCGGCATTGGCGCGGGCGCAACGGGAGTGCAGTGAGGATGGGGATTGAGCTGGCGCAGTTGCTGGTCAATGGTTTGGCGTTGGGGGGTATTCTGGCGCTGGGGTCGGTGGGGCTGACGTTGACCTACGGGATTTTGCGCCTGTCGAACTTTGCCCATGGGGATTTCTTGACGCTGGGGGCCTATTTGACCCTGCTGGCGAATCAGGGGGGGCTGCCATTGCCCCTGGCGATGGGGGTGGGGTGTTTGTTGACGGTGGGGGCTTTTTGGCTGACAGAACAGGTCCTGTGGGCACCGGTGCGGCGGCAGCGGACGTCCCCCACCACCATGATGATCATGTCCATTGGGCTGGCGTTGTTTCTCCGCAACGGGATCATCCTGATCTGGGGGAGTCAGAATCAGAACTATCGCCTGCCGGTGTTTGGGGCGGTGGCCCTCGGGCCGGTGCAGGTGACCACGAATCGCCTGGTGGTGTTGGCCATGGCGGCGGTGGCGGTGCTGCTGTTGCATTTCCTGCTGCAACGAACGGCGATTGGACGGCAGATGCGGGCGGTGGCAGATAACCCTGAGCTGGCCCAGGTGGCGGGGATTGACGTGCAGCGTGTGATTTTTTGGACGTGGGTGGTGGCTGGGGGGCTGACGGCTCTGGGGGGGGCGATGTATGGGTTGATTACGGCGGTGCGCCCGAATATGGGCTGGTTTTTGCTGCTGCCGATGTTTGCCACGGTGATTTTGGGGGGGATCGGCAATCCCTACGGGGCCATGGTGGCGGCCTTGATCGTGGGGGTGGCTCAAGAGGTGAGTACTTATTGGTTGCCCAGTGAATACAAG is from Gloeomargarita sp. SRBZ-1_bins_9 and encodes:
- a CDS encoding branched-chain amino acid ABC transporter permease; its protein translation is MGIELAQLLVNGLALGGILALGSVGLTLTYGILRLSNFAHGDFLTLGAYLTLLANQGGLPLPLAMGVGCLLTVGAFWLTEQVLWAPVRRQRTSPTTMMIMSIGLALFLRNGIILIWGSQNQNYRLPVFGAVALGPVQVTTNRLVVLAMAAVAVLLLHFLLQRTAIGRQMRAVADNPELAQVAGIDVQRVIFWTWVVAGGLTALGGAMYGLITAVRPNMGWFLLLPMFATVILGGIGNPYGAMVAALIVGVAQEVSTYWLPSEYKLGVALVVMMLVLLVRPQGLFRSPVA